ACGAGCTTTCCAGAAATCTTGATATGAGAATCATATTTAGCTTCTGTCTTCTATCTCTCTTCAGTCAGGAGATGAACGGAAACACACCTTTTGTGGCAAATACCCCCGAGGGTCGGTCAAGCAGTTCTCAAAGTAGTTGGGAAACAGAAcggtcgtcgtcttcttccaaagCTCCGGCTTCTGCTCCTTGATGTACTCGGTCACGTCTGCCTTGCTCTTCCAGTGGTGGACATGGTAGAATCGTCCCTGAGAAAGCTCCATCGGATCAGGGAGAGCGCTCCAGACGAAGTGCTCCAGCGTCGGgatcttggcagcagcatcggccAAAGCCTTGCCCTGGGCGATCTCAACGACTTTCGACCTCGAGGCCCAGAAATCAGTCAGGGCAAAGACGATGCTAGCTCCAGCAAAGATCTTTTCCAGTGCCTCGGGGCCGTCGTTGAGGTCTGCAGCTTGAACATCTACCCCCTTTGCAGAGAGTTGCAAAGCAGCGGGCTTGGAGACATCGCGTGTGAGGCCCTTGATATGATACTCGTTGGGATACTTGAGAAACTCTTCAACGACAGATCCTCCCTAACCCAGTGTCAGGTTAGATGCTAGATGGAATTGTCCGGATGGGGGATTGAGATACAAACCTGTAAGCCAGTAGCACCCACGACAACGACTGTTTTAGGAGACATTTTGAGCTAATGTTTGTTGCTTTGACTAGAAGTAGTTTCTCGATGCTGATGTGTTTCCAGATGTTTTCCGTGGATTGGAATTCGAGAGATCATCATCCTTTTATATTCATCACCAGCCCCAGTCAACATGATGCAGTTGCGCAATTTCGACCAAGTAAGCGGAAGAGGTGCGGCCCTGCTTCACCGACAACGCGATTCGAGTCAGAGTTCTGTTGAGAATTTCCGATATTCTGTCAATCCTTGCCTCGTGCTATATATCGAGACATGGGGATATGTCTCAATGCTCTGCAATGCTACCCCTGATGTCGCATCGAAGTGCCGTAGCGCCGGCTGAAGATCTTCCCAGCCGgcgccaacaccaacacGAACGGGAGCTATCGGCTGTACTAACTCTCCACACTGCAGACCATCAACGTTACTCATTCATGACCAGTCTACACTTGTCTGACAAAGATTTTCTCCATTGAGAGTGTGTGCTTCCCTGATCCTATGCTCGGCCTCGGACCTTGAGTGTTGTGCGAGCCTTCGTTTTTCAGATTGGCGTTCCCACACAGACTCCTCCGTACCCATCTTAGATTATGCATAGGCGCATGAGATGTGGATTCTGATTGCTAATATGCAGTATATTTAGGTAATATCGGAGACTACAAGTCCTACGATCGTTACAAGTCGTTCTGATTTGATGTCTCAGTACAGGGCCCAACACGTCAAACGAATTTCCCGATTACCAAGGAATCTCCCCACCGTCCAAGTCCAAAAATCGGCCGGTGGTCTCCTTGGACGCCGCATCAATCAGTTTGATAACGCCGGCCGTAGAGTCTTCTACCGTCACAGGCGCCTTTTCGAGCCCTTGACCCTTGGCCCCACGATTACCCATATCCGTCTGAACAAACCTAACAGCATTTTAGAAATCAGATCTTGCTATTACCAATATGCGAATCATCTTACCCAGGACTGATGGAAAGAGCAATCACATTGCTGTGCTCAATGCtaatcatcttcatcaaaaaGTTGCCGGCCATCTTGGATATTCCATATTCCGTCGTGGCGGACCATGTGTTGAGCTGACTGATACTAGCCACGTTTGTAGATATGTATACCAGCTTGGGTTTCTCTGAGACATCCAAGAGTGGGATGGTGGCCTTGAACAGCTGAAGTAGGCCTACGGTGTTGACCTCAAAGTGCTTCAACATCTCTTCCTCGGAGATTTTCGCCACTGGGCCGAAGGTATCGCAAATACCCGCATTGGCAATGACCAGATCCAAGCATGTTATGCCGTATTCAGCTTTGAGAAGAGCGACTCCCTCTGTAATACTCGAGGCAATATTCATGTCAAATGGAAGTATAATCACCTTCGAGCCTTGCCCGCATGGTAGGGAGTAAAGCCTTTCCTCATGTTGAGGCGTGACCTGTCGAACCGTTGCAATCACGGTGGTGTTAGGCCGTAGGAGATATTTGGCTGCCAGAGATGCCCCGATACCTGATCCAGCATGGTTTAGCACTCTCTACTTtgcagaaaaggaagatatCTGTACACACCTCTGCTAGCACCAGTGATAAGAACGGTAGATTGAGACATTTTGGACTAAGACTTTAAACTCTATGAGTGGCATCGCGTTCCACGGCAAAAAGTAGACAACCATCTTGCGCATTAAATGCTTTTTCACGCCGTTTTCACATTTTCCGAGACAACACCATCTCCATATCCCAAACTTCAACCATGTCGTGCATTTCATTTTGCGATTACTAAGCGCTGATGGTGATGGGCGTTGTCTTTTGTGCATTCGCTTGTTGCAACGTTCGGGATTCTTTCAAATTCCGAGACTGGATCTCGGATTTTGCTTATTTCCTGTCGTTCACTTTAGTAGAATCATGTCATGAAGTAAGCCTTAAAACCGAGGCCTGGTACATTTCCCGCCTCCGTGCAGGCCAAAAATAGATGACGGCGGGCTTTCCCTATGATCACCAGATAATCGAAACGGCTTGAATCCTAGCCATTTTTGACAGGGCGTACGAGATTCCGGTAGACCTGTCGTGTACATGGTTGAACATATTATCAGTGATTTCGGGTAGTGTTTTTCCCTTGGTGACAGAGTCGATTTCTCCGTCATCTAATACGGATGTGACCAGAGCAATTGCACTGGTTGCATCATCTATAGGACAACTCTCGAAACTAGATGTATAGAAACAGAGGGGAAAGTGGTAGCATTTATGGCACAGAGCATGATGGAAATAATAGTGGGATGCCTATCGAATATAGCTAAATTGAACTATAAGAAAATTCTGCCTGGACTGCTCGCAATAACGGGTGAGTTGAACAACAAAGCTGGGCTTCATGTAGAAGCGACAAAGGCGATGATGTTAGCGCTGAAAGCACTTTTGAAAGCCATTTTGCACAATCAACTCATCATTCAAAAGAGATTACATTTCTAACAAAGCAGCAATACTGTTTGACCagtgaggacgaggacgaggacgaggacggagACCAGGATTCATCTGCATGGCTTTGTAGAGCTCGTGACATATCAGCCTTGTTTGCCATGGGACATTGAGCCTTCTCTTCAGGCCAATTCGGAGTGATGTCCAGCTTGTTGAACTGTGTCGAATATCTTTGCATTCTCGCATGCGTATTCGGCTTCGCGCGGAAAGCATTGCTATGCTGCTGTTCAATACGCTTACCACCTGATGTGCCTCTCAAAAACGATGAGGATTGTGTGGCAGTGGATGGCTCTGGACGACCGCTCATGGGAGGATGCGGTTTGACGGGCAAGGCCAGCTGGCTGGGTCCTCTTGTAGCACCCCGGCCAGCCAGCCTTGCTGGCAGAATGGCTTCCCTTGGCCCCGCCACACACTCCGTCGCCCCAGAAATCTCGACAGCAAGGTGGCCTCGGCATCATTATACCTCCTGCCACCTCGGTGCGTCATCAATCCCCGTGCTTCCAGAGTAGTAGGCAAGAAGCcttcgcctcgatttccccaaTGTTTCGGACCTCCCGCAGGAAGGACGGCGTAGGAGGGATGGGAAAAGCTTTCCGCCTTCGTTAGTATCGTGAATACGTTTTGAATGGATGATAGAAACCTCTCGAGAAGGAAGGTTGGCTAGCTAGACGATCTTTATGAGGGAAGAGGCGGCTCATGAGAGATGCGCCGTAACGGAGCAAGCATGGAATAACTCAAACGTGAGAAgatagaagagaaaagagaaatgtGGGGAGTGAAGTGActtgggagatgatgaaaaggcgaagaaaaaaaagcaaactgTTCTGAGTGTGTCTTTACCTTAACGAACGTATCCTGTCTCTCGAGGGGAGAAACATGACATAGGTCTCAGCAGCGTAGTGGGCCTCGGCGTCAATACACCTCCTGCAACACTAGGCGCCTCATTCACCAACTTGAATATTGCCAACAGATCTATGGAGAGAGTCAGCGAATGAATCGATTCACACGTAGTTAATAAGAGAGCGGGGACGTACTCTTCAGTTGAGGCGACTCAAGATCCGGCCCAAGGCATGATTTGGAGGGAAAATGCGAAAACATGCTGTAGAAGCAGCACTACTAGGTATTGAGACCACTTGATTGACTCAAGGGCGAGCGAGTCAGTGGATGTGGTGTTGCAGGGACGTATGGATTTAAGGGAAAAGGACATACTGTTCAAATGAACCGGTTCAGGGAGTAGCACAGGGTAACTTCTGGGTGAAGATTTGGCCGAAATACGTGGTGAAGCAGTTCTGGAATTGCCATTTGGCAGAGATGAAAGAGTTAACTGGAGGTATGCAGATTCATACCAGATGAGTGCAGAGGCTGGTGGCAGCGTGATGCCatcttgatggtgatgtgtcAAAGAGTTGGCAGAGATTCACAATGAAGGGATATCAAAGAGAAGCCAGAAGCCCTGATGGACGAAAACTGTGAGAGATacagaagagagggaatagaatagaatagaagagagaagaagatgtggaAGGGCCTTGGCGGTCAACCATAGGCAGGCTGTTTGtttacgagtacgagcagcCTCCATTGGACCCACGCACCTCGCCTCGATGCTGCCAATCAGAGCACAGAGCTTCCGAGAGTGGCTTGAGGGAGGCAGCTCTTTCTTCATAAACTAGGTGATTGTTACGTATTCTCAATGATTAGAGAAGGTGAAAGACGTATGGCATTACGTGGCCTTCGCTTGATGGATCAGGCGGCAGCAGTTGTTCGGAGCCAAGGCGAAGCAGCTTCAGACCTATGGCATCTCTGTTTAAAGAGACCACATCTCTACCTTTTACGAAACAACATCTCTCAACCACACGCCGAAGCTCTCCCCTGCGTTCACTTTCATTACGCGTAGGGGTTTGACACCCGAGCCCTCCCGAAGGATATGGCCATTCAGCCAGGCAGTATTGAGAATCACGCAGCTCGTACAGACAACCACGAACTGCCTGGCTGCCCTGTCTGGAAAGGAGGGTGAGGGTGCTGACCCCTCGCCTTGTGTTGACAGGGCAAGCAACCTCCCGGCCTGGAAGTCTTTCACAGGGACTATCTCCTATTACACGAGCCGTTTACGAAAAAGTCGGAGGCTACTTCAAGGCAACCAAGCCCAATGTTGTGAACCCTCAAGTTGTTGTTAACGGCAACAAGAACCGGGGCGTCTCGAAGGACATGGCGATACAGCCAAGCAGTATCGAGAACCACTCAGCTCGCACAGACAACTACGAGGCACCTCAGCCACCTCAGTCCAGGATAGACCTCTCGGCTTATCTTGACGCAACTGCCATTTTTCAGCCTCAAGTCGAGCTCGAAACTCCGCTGCAACAAGCGCCCATAGCGTTACCCGCCAGCCCGGACGGCCATCTGACAGCTGTTTCTGTATCCTCTGATGCAAACTGCCTGAACTACAATCCTGCCTCGTACTTAGGTGAGTTTCCTTTGACTTTACTGATCTCGGAGACTTACCAGCTGACAATTTTCAGGATCTCGGAGAATCTCTTACACTAGCATCTCTACTTTCACGCCTCACATCTCACGCCTCTTTAATACTGGCATCTCTACTTTcacatctctcatctcttgtCTATACGCGACAACCACGTCAGTGGCCAACAGCATGGGACAATGAACATTTCATCTTCTATCTCAACAGGAGTTGTTGGTTCTTTTTGTTGGAAGTGGAGAGGGTGACATGCCGGAGGCTTTGttgtgatggagatggacacGGGACAGGCATCGCGACGGTGGACTGTGccgggagagggaggagagggaagaaagggTGAGAAGACAGATGTAGAGGCTTCATCTGGTGAATACACAACTTGTCACAACTCTCAATTCTCTGCCATTAGACGCGCGCATCCCTAACCATCGCACACTGAACATACGTCCCGTCCAAAAACGTATCCCTCTGCACAACTCTGAACCCATACCTCTCGTAAATAGGCTGTCCCGCCGGAGAAGCATCGAGAAAACACTCCACCTTGTCCTCGTCAGCCTTGTTCACGCCATACTTGAGCATCAAGCTCGCCGCTCCTTTGCCCTGATACTGCGGCTTAACCGCCACTAATTCCAGATACCAGTGCGGTCTCTTGCCCATGGCTTCATGATGCATCTCGCCAAGCctgccaaagaaaaagacggaaaACTGCTGATCGCCTTCGCTAGGCCATTGGTCAGCCGGCGGGAGAGCCTCTGGCGAAGCTCCCGGGACGATCCATTTCGCGAAGCCGACAAACGTTTCAGGCGTGCAAGAGTCGTCCCACACAGAGAGAAAATGGTTGTTCTTGTCGCGGATCTCCGCTGACAGCGACGTTGTCCAGAAGTCGCGTGCTGATTGCGTTCCTCTTGGGGCAAAGCGCTGATGGATCGGGTCTTGTGAGAAAGCCTCAAAGTACGTCTCCACCATGAGCGGGACTTCTTCAGGTTTACTGGGCACGAGTCTCAGTGGCATTTTGGCGGCGTATCTGAGTTCAGGGCCCTGGTTGGTAGATCTTAGATGAGGGGGGCTCTTTTGCTCAAGATTCGCAGCTCTAGATTATGTAGTTTGACAGCCGGTTAGCTAAGGACAGAATTGGATAGTCTGGTTCAATAGCATCGAATTCCCCATACCTTGTTGTTTCTACGGGCGCGTCATTCCTATTTTGGTTTCGCTGTGGGATCTTTGCAACCAGTGTCCTTTTTTGCACGAGCTGTGTTGATTTGTCGCGGGATTGGTGGTTTCTCACGGATATGAAGGGAGTAAAGTTGTGCTTTGCATCTTGAAGGTGTTTGGTCAAAACATTCCCATAGCGGTAATATATCTGGACACTGAGATGATGACTCGTTCCACGGATTACTAGTACAAGCAATCAACCCGCGATCGGTTCCGACGGAGAGGACCTTTGTCTTGACGCTGAATAAAATAAAGAGGAAAGTACTCTTGAGCTACCGTGCGATGctaaatataattatattgAAATCAGACAAGAAGGAATTCATTACACAGTCTCAATTGGATAATCCACTAAAGTCCATACATGCCTACCTACACGTTCCAAACCCTGACCGTCCTGTCTTCTCCCCCCGTGACTATCCGCGAAGATGTTTGACACCAAGCTACGGCAATGACTTTGTCATCATGCTTGATTGTCGACAAACACTTGCCTGAGCCCGCATGCCATATCTTTGCTGTTTTATCCGACGATGCCGAAACGACTTGTGTTTGATCCGGAGACCAGTCGACGCAAAAAACCCAGTCAGTATGTCCCTCGAGGCTCAACAGACACTGAGTTAATTTCGAGTCCCAGATTCGGACATTCTTATCGTACCCTGCCGAGGCGATGCGCGTTCCATCGGGTGACCAGCGCGCCCAGCGAGGATCGCTCTTGTCGCCTTGAGGCTTTGCTTTAGCCTCGAATGTGGACGGATCCCAGATCTTGAGGGTGTCGTTGGCTGACAGGATCTGTTTGGAATCGTTTGA
This genomic stretch from Trichoderma breve strain T069 chromosome 1, whole genome shotgun sequence harbors:
- a CDS encoding nmrA-like family domain-containing protein, coding for MSPKTVVVVGATGLQGGSVVEEFLKYPNEYHIKGLTRDVSKPAALQLSAKGVDVQAADLNDGPEALEKIFAGASIVFALTDFWASRSKVVEIAQGKALADAAAKIPTLEHFVWSALPDPMELSQGRFYHVHHWKSKADVTEYIKEQKPELWKKTTTVLFPNYFENCLTDPRGYLPQKISGKLVREFPVGAGTLLPNVAITDTGKLVRTVVKNPKTYFAKSIAFYAQGISEGEKLVTLAKEIGIPFEYRKSTPEQFQRRLESVGLSPESALDFTEQLLIFEYFGQIYASHNFIQAHEIPGLSLKTWEEFVLENKEELIAKIESGENPSAWVH
- a CDS encoding short chain dehydrogenase domain-containing protein, producing MSQSTVLITGASRGIGASLAAKYLLRPNTTVIATVRQVTPQHEERLYSLPCGQGSKVIILPFDMNIASSITEGVALLKAEYGITCLDLVIANAGICDTFGPVAKISEEEMLKHFEVNTVGLLQLFKATIPLLDVSEKPKLVYISTNVASISQLNTWSATTEYGISKMAGNFLMKMISIEHSNVIALSISPGFVQTDMGNRGAKGQGLEKAPVTVEDSTAGVIKLIDAASKETTGRFLDLDGGEIPW
- a CDS encoding acetyltransferase (GNAT) domain-containing protein, which translates into the protein MPLRLVPSKPEEVPLMVETYFEAFSQDPIHQRFAPRGTQSARDFWTTSLSAEIRDKNNHFLSVWDDSCTPETFVGFAKWIVPGASPEALPPADQWPSEGDQQFSVFFFGRLGEMHHEAMGKRPHWYLELVAVKPQYQGKGAASLMLKYGVNKADEDKVECFLDASPAGQPIYERYGFRVVQRDTFLDGTYVQCAMVRDARV